AGTTGAGCAGGGTCGACAGCCACCTCattatacatttttttaaaaaaattattgcaaGGATGTGTCTCTCGCCTTGATCTCGGTCGGTTTGGAGGCAACCACCAACCGCTTGGTTGGTCAACTTATTTAATGATTCGGCCAATGAGATTGTGCCAAATGGCACATTCTCATTGGTtgataattttcttttatagaatttatatattttaaatatattatattaaaaaattataaaaattatgcTAAAATTCATACGTCCTATATGAATAGAGAtcacatttgctatagttttgcaaaaaaatctcaaattttCTCCTCATATGATCATTCTTTGGTAAAATAAATAATCTCATATTTTCTCCTCTATAAATattgtaatttatattttctatttgtttattgttataattttttgtttgtcatttattgtgttttttaaaaaaatttattatataataataaatatttcatgtaataataatattattgaaaaataatacaaaaataaaataatggtgTGGTTGTAtggtcattgataaaccatAAAAAAGAATGTGATTTGGTTGGATGAATATTGATGAGGTAGGAAATTATGTGGAGAagatagaaattaattaaatattaaaaagtagATGGTTGGGTTAGGTTGGGTGCCTTGCTCACTAATTCTCTAATGAATTAACTTTCAATAGTAATTGGGCCTATTGGATTTATTGGAGGAATTGGGTCTATTGGATTAGTTTACTAGGTTACTAGGAATGAAAAAGCCCAACGTATTTACAACTAGGTCATCTTCCTAACATGTTTAAATTGAATATCTAAAACCTTTGCCACTAATTACGTATATATAATATTCTGATTTTGTTAAGAAAATCCAATAATACAATAAACAATCAAAGTTCATATATTTGGCGTCACTAATTTTAATCTTTTTCTTTGTCAATAAAAATttgtataaaataaatgaataagaCAATAAAAAGGCTAAAGATGAGCTACATGGGCCACGAAAGATTACTAAGCACATTAATCATGTATAATTACTACATAGAAATATTGGTAGTGTTGGTGGAtattatatctaaaataattaccAGTGTGATATATGGTGGTTTTTTATTCAAAAACAGAAAGTGAATTAATTTTGATGgacaaaataaattgaaatatgaaattatatggagtataaaatacttcctacgtcccatagaaataaacCACATATTTCCTTTCTTGCTTGTCTCATACAAACAGTCAATATCCATTTATGGCAACTTTATTCCTCCTTcgttttactttattattaatGAGCCTCATGATCCACtgcacaatttcaactattttttcttcttctctcttactttaccagttAAGCATTAAAACACATGTTAACCCTAAATgacctatttttatgggacggagggagtatgatttatgAAAGTAtattctttattcaatttacaTTATATCTTATAGTAATACTCTCTCACTCCTAATTAAGATGgggtaaattttttaaatatgaaaattaagaaattgtattgatGGGATACAACTGACGGTTTAGAATGCATGAATATAAAGAAAATGCAACTATCAATATTATAAATGCACAAAACGAAGTTGATTAATTTGTAGATTAAACTAATGACGGTGTCACCCCAATCTATAAAAGGCCATCCCTATTCTATGATGGATATCACGTCGTAAGGGTAAAGAGGTAATTTAACCTTATCGggaaaacaatatatatatatatatatatttggagCTTCTCAATTTGCAGTGTTATACCCATATGGCTTTGCAATGTGTGTTAGTTTTCATGTTTTTGGTTTGTTTACTCTGCAAAGAAGTAGTTCTTGTCTCTTCTCACTCAATTCATTGTTCAAACCTCAATTCCAAACAACCTCTCCATCAAGTATGTTTTTTCTTACTCCTATATTATTCGAGATTTCTACttttcatttatggaaaattTGTGTCACAGATATCCGATAGAGATGTTGATAACAGAGATAAAACATTGGATTCATGGAGCATTTTAAATCAAGAAACTGCAGGTTTTAATCACTTGTTTTACGATAAAATATTGCAATTCAGGTTAGACACTTACGAATATTTAtattgtattattattattattattatgaaaaaatattatattatgtaTTGGAATATTTGTGACACTTATTTCTGTGATTATACATTTAAACGAAATATACTCTCTgatcaatatatatattaaacGAAATAATTGGGATATATTTAAAGGATCACGTGAAAcacttatattaatatatactggTTAGGTaattaagtagtagtactagctagtattttattttgttaatagtattatatataATGCAGGTTATAATAATTGGTCGAAGTCAAATCTGAATCGAAGCAGCCTCCCACCAGATTTTATATTTGGAGCTGCGTCATCGGCCTATCAAGTATACACTAATTTAATAGTTTATGCAATTCAATAACAATCAACTAgtgatttattaatattatccaaaaacatttattttttccCATTCTTGCAATTATTGGTTATTAATTTATTGAGGTTTATTTTGTGACATGAAAGTATGAGGGTGCTGCATTTGAAGGCGGGAAAGGAAAAAGTATATGGGACACATACAGCCACACGCCAGGTTTTGTTACACTTAAATTTTTCTAATGTTTATATTATATATGctcttaaattaaaaattatatataaactGGCGCCACACAACATGATAAGATTCATGTTCATCCACAATATCAGTGCGtggagtgtgtgtgtttttaatGTTTCTTTAAAGGGAAGAGTTAAATTAATGTGGATAGGCGTATATCATAATTGGGTGTACTCCTGTATATTTTTAAGTTAATTGAGATTAAAAAGCTAAATGTAATGTTTTGCGACATTTTTAAGTTGCATTCATTGGGTTGGATCAAACATTCATTTGAAGTGAACTGAAATTGTGAAATTCTGAAGTAAATAGAAATTGTGACATTTAATGAAATTAAAAGTTTTCAGGTAAAATATCAGACGGGAGCAATGGAGACGTGGCTACAAACTTCTACAATCTATATAAGGTTTTGTAATTTGTTACCCCTATTTATGCTTGCTAACAATGCCAATACTATATGTTATCTTCTACAAAAATAACCATCCAATTAGATCACATACCTAATCATACAAATCAGTTAAATATTTGATTAAGTTTAGTTATTATTTAACACTCAACCCCAACGCTTTCAATGAAAATGACGTCCGAATATTATTTTCGAGTTTTTCCAACTTACatgaataaatatttcattgttTGATGTGGATATTTTATTTGGCAGGATGATGTGAAGTTGATGAAGGTTTTAGGAATTGATGCTTTCAGAATGTCCATTTCTTGGCCTCGAATATTACCTCGTAAGAATAAGTAGTATATATATAGGACTAAGGAATAAATTCCTCAACATCAACTTACTACTCATTTATGAACCATATATATAAGCAACAAACCAAGTATATTCTACTATGTGGCACTACTATTTTATACAACttttttaaacataaaaaaaaaggcTCAAACAACTAAAAATAGTGAGCAAGAATTCAACAGAACAGTCGACAAGATCACAAGAGTTTgccatataaaaaaaacaacaaggAACAACAAAGGCACATAAACTCTATCatattatactcctataataGCAATTTTACTAAGTAAAAGCTCTTATCAGGTGGGAAGCTAAGTGAGGGAGTCAACAAAGAAGGAGTAGCCTTTTACAACAACGTCTTCAATGAGCTCATAGCAAATGGTAAATATTTTCGAAAAATCTTAATTTCTTGAGAGTTTAATCCCCAACTTTATAGAaagataaaattttattaattactattattattcaaattttgatCTTATGCATggactaatttttaaaaaatcacaaaaatagCTTCActtgcaatttttaaaatttatcttaTTTATGTCCTTTTCTTAACTTGTTTTCTCTCCTTTACTTTGGATGGATGTAAAGGTATAACCCCATTTGTGACACTATTTCATTGGGACGTTCCTCAAGCACTAGAAGATGAGTATGGAGGCTTCCTAAGTCCACTCATTATGTAAGTCAATCAATGTATATATAACTATTGATCATTAgcaaaataaaatgatagtagtaCTAAACATAGTTATGATTTGGGGTTTTCAGAGATGATTTTAGAGATTTTGCAGAAGTTTGTTTCAAAGAATTTGGCGATCGGATTAAGCATTGGATGACGGTAAATGAGGCATATATATTTGCTGTAACTGGATACGATGGAGGTTTGTACGGACCGTTAGCGCCTGGGAGATGCTCCTCTTGCCCTCGAGGCGACTCTGCAATCGAACCTTACATTGTCGCTCACCATTTGCTTCTCTCTCATGCGACAACTTTCAAATTATACAAACACAAATATCAGGTTTGATTTCAACATTTGCATGCATAATGTATTGAATCTTcattaatcatttttatttatgttgataTTAAATCGTGGATAGGCAACTCAAACGGGAGAAATAGGCATAACACTAGTATCCAACTGGATTGTACCTTATTCGAGCACCGATCTCGATATCAAAGCTGCACAACGAGCCCTTGATTTTATGTATGGATGGTGAGTTACCTCTCCCACATTTAcagtttaaaaaatattttatccgTCCATAATTTAAAttctttatttctatttttgtatGTCCATAAaaactaatttattttcaaatttgctAATATGACTCatcatattttctcttttatttttctttcatatagtatatatttatccacctacaatttaaaatatttaacttttttactttttattttactaattttttcacTAAAACTTGTATCATACACATTATTGGTAGTAAACAGATGACATACTATATGTTTTGAAGATTATAGGTTAATATATTATACTCTATATTTTTACTTTTCTACATTTCTATTACTTTTgatattggaaataataaatttatttagtttTCAAATATTTCTTCCATTACCAACAGGTTACGCCGGCAAGTGAAAATTGCCTAAGATTTATACAGGAATTATAAAATAATGTgtgatttttaatttgaaatgatTCCATTTGCTTAGAAAGTGGGCCGggtcaattttataaaaatataataaattcatTGGGAAtgtctatttttaaaatactactccagGACAAACTTTGTTTTGGAAACTAATAATTCTAGCCTAAATCTGCAGTTGTAGGGTTTCATTCTTACTAAAGACatgtgaatatatattttttctcttatttaatttgatttcaatTCAGTAATTTAATTGGATATTGTAATTGTGGAATTAATTTATTCACTTTGTTTGTAGGTTTATGAATCCAATAGTATATGGAGATTATCCAGCAATAATGCGTTCCATTGTAAAAAATCGGTTGCCAAAATTTACAGAGGAGGAAAGCTTAATGTTAAAAGGGTCATTTGATTTCATAGGATTAAACTATTATACAGCAAATTATGCAGCACATGTCTCCACTCCCAATCCCAATATTAGCTGCTCCACTGATAATATGGTTCATCTTTCGTGTAAGTCcttatcatttttaaatattaattctaTTCATTTATATGTAgcaagtattttatttatttatttatatttttgcaaTGATTTCACAGCGGATATTGACGGTGTACCAATCGGTGATCCGGTAAGTCATAACACTTGTTTTTATGGGAATCACGTTTACATATTGGTTTTAGTGATAAATCAAgatctataaaaaaatattaattataattaattgaatatttagtTTGCATAATTTGGTCGGTGATGGATGATTTGGTATTTTTGTTTGCACTTTAATGACCTATCTTGGTATGATATAATAGAATAAAGATGAAAcataatgaaattatgaatttatattTTAGATAGGAATGAAATgataatttctttaatttttcattttatctcCTCCATTTCATCTTATAAGCATTCCATGTCAATAAACTAAGCAAAAAATAGAAGTAAAtatccatattttatttattcctcTATTCGATCATATCAAGAAGGGCTTAATAATCCAATTGGAACAATTGTTACTCTTTCTAAAATTTTGGTCGATTACATACTATCTTATCAATTTTATCTATCTCATCTATAAATGGACAATTTCTTCGATTATTGTTAGCTCAACACTGTACGTAGCGATCTAATTATAGATGAAATTTTAGACTGCAGTTGGCGTTTTCTATGTCTACCCACAAGGACTTCATGATATTCTACTCTACACCAAGCAAAAATATAACATTTCCAAAACTATTTACGTAACAGAAACAGGTATTTGtaaatattcttttattattactatataGTAAAtgttattcttaaaaaattattttttttacttttaggtATAGGTGACTTTTACAATAGCAGTACAGAAGACCAACAACGAATTGATTTTTACTATGGTCATATTAGAGCTGTTCAACAAGCCATTGAGTAAGGACTTCTTTTCATTTATATAGTATTGTTGTGAGATAAtagacctatatatatatatatatatatagggatgtattcatttacttttcctatatttccacatttttccttcttaatatcagccattagattagagaaatgaacggtcaagatcaacattgggtaattaatctcgtgttgcattatttgtcctattttgtgcattatgaaggtacaatagtaatctaatctaggctggaaaccgctacgaataatgcaccacatggtcacgagtaatgtatataattgcctatataatgcacaatatgtgaactgcaatgcatacgaacaagatgtgctgtgttatgatgtttgacacacgtttcttgtttcccctaagggtttaataagcttaggggctagggtatagtacgtagacatgtatgtaatcttcacatggtaacgagtaatgcatataattgactatataatgcacaatttgtgagctgcaatgcatacgaacaagatgtgctgtgttattatgtttgacacacgtttcttgtttcccctaagggtttaataagcttaggggctagggtatagtacgtacgcattaataacaaattataaaacgatacgaataattcaccaaattgtcacgagtaatggatgttattaactatataatgcacaatatgtgaactgcaatgcatacgaataagatgtaccatgttatgatgtttgacacacgtttcttgtttccctaagggtttaataagcttaggggctagggtatagtacgtagacattactaaatacacttatgtaatcttcaatccgttgattaactcatatacacaatacctctaataatgcataatatactgagataatgacaattaacagctacataatacactacctaaaccaaacaatgcacatacgtatattccaataacaacaatttgttagtaatgtctacgtactataccctagcccctaagcttattaaacccttagggaaacaagaaacgtgtgtcaaacatcataacatggtacatattattcgtatgcattgcagttcacatattgtgcattatatagttaataacatccattacacgtgacaatttggtgaattattcgtatcgttttataatttgttattaatgcgtacgtactataccctagcccctaagcttattaaacccttaggggaaacaagaaacgtgtgtcaaacatcataacacagcacatcttgttcgtatgcattgcagttcacaaattgtgcattatatagtcaattatatccattactcgttaccatgtgaagattacatacgtgtctacgtactataccctagcccctaagcttattaaacccttaggagaaacaagaaacgtgtgtccaaacatcataacatggtacatcttattcgtatgcattgcagttcacatattgtgcattatatagtcaattatatgcattactcgtgaccatgtggtgcattattcgcagataccaaaatgtggcagttacttttccgtcaaatgtcaataataaccctgtaatgcatacaaccaccttctataatgcaacacggaaccagttttatagaatcaatctgatccgttgatgccttagatctaacgcgtaatattaagaaggaaaaaggatctaagatgtgaaaaggagaataacgctcccctatatatatatatatatataataattgtTATTAATATCgtaatttatttctttatggCAGGAAGGGCGTAAATGTAAAAGGCTTTTTTGCGTGGTCATTTTTGGACAATTTTGAATGGGCGTCGGGTTACACGATTCGATTTGGGTTTTATTATGTGGATTACGAGAATGAACTTAAAAGAATTCCTAAACGATCTGCTTTATGGTTTAAGAATTTCCTCAAATACAAGTAAAAATGTACTTGTGAGAGATTATGGATTTGAATCTATTGTGATACAAAAGTAAaaattgttatttaatttatttacaagtATGTTATTTAACAATacaattctatttttatatcaagcatggatgaagtaataaaatttatttgtaGTTGTTTTATACTCTTATATGTTTACTCGTATGATACTACTATAGCTAGCTGTAAAACGAATCTAGtcaaaatgaataataaagatACACAATTATGTCTAATAGGCGTGTACACCTTATCCTAGTAAAGCCTATCAAGATAAAATATTAAGTACTGTATTATAAATTTATCGCACTTTTAATATATTGTGTAGATTATTTAggaaaagtttctattttctaaaaaaatactataaattattatttcaaaattctaaattcaaaaattagaatATATAGTCTACTGAAATAAATTTCTACGGTCGTCAGTGAATATGGTCGAAATAGAAAATGCTAATATGACAGCTTGAAAAATAGAATTATTGCTGAAATAAGGCTGATTTTTTAGTCAACATTATGGATGCACTAATCAACCTATTATCAAAttaagattaattttttttcaaaagttttgcAGCAAATTACTTCCTGCATTTCGCTTTTAATGACCGACTTTCTAGATATAATcgattaaaatttgatttttactTTCATTCCATTCATCTTAATACTAAATCAAATGGAATACTCGTGTGATGAACTAGAGGAGATAATGGAATGAAAATACGAAAAGATTTGTCTATCTCAATCTTatcttcattccattccattatAGTAAGATTGACTCTATTAATGATTTAAAAATTTACCCAAATATTAAGGAGAGAATCGAAAATTGGTGGGCTGGTGAAAGACTATTATATTGTTCTTATTTAAAATTGTGAGTAATAAAGATGCCTATTTAAAATTGTGAGCAATAAAGATGTCCTAAAAAGGAAAGCGACTAATTATgagataattaaaataaaaaggtcATTATTAATGAAACAGAGGTGTATTATTTATTCAGAAAGAGGCATCAAAAT
This genomic interval from Salvia splendens isolate huo1 chromosome 13, SspV2, whole genome shotgun sequence contains the following:
- the LOC121762720 gene encoding beta-glucosidase 13-like isoform X3, whose protein sequence is MKVLGIDAFRMSISWPRILPRGKLSEGVNKEGVAFYNNVFNELIANGITPFVTLFHWDVPQALEDEYGGFLSPLIIDDFRDFAEVCFKEFGDRIKHWMTVNEAYIFAVTGYDGGLYGPLAPGRCSSCPRGDSAIEPYIVAHHLLLSHATTFKLYKHKYQATQTGEIGITLVSNWIVPYSSTDLDIKAAQRALDFMYGWFMNPIVYGDYPAIMRSIVKNRLPKFTEEESLMLKGSFDFIGLNYYTANYAAHVSTPNPNISCSTDNMVHLSSDIDGVPIGDPTAVGVFYVYPQGLHDILLYTKQKYNISKTIYVTETGIGDFYNSSTEDQQRIDFYYGHIRAVQQAIEKGVNVKGFFAWSFLDNFEWASGYTIRFGFYYVDYENELKRIPKRSALWFKNFLKYK
- the LOC121762720 gene encoding beta-glucosidase 13-like isoform X1 — its product is MALQCVLVFMFLVCLLCKEVVLVSSHSIHCSNLNSKQPLHQISDRDVDNRDKTLDSWSILNQETAGYNNWSKSNLNRSSLPPDFIFGAASSAYQYEGAAFEGGKGKSIWDTYSHTPGKISDGSNGDVATNFYNLYKDDVKLMKVLGIDAFRMSISWPRILPRGKLSEGVNKEGVAFYNNVFNELIANGITPFVTLFHWDVPQALEDEYGGFLSPLIIDDFRDFAEVCFKEFGDRIKHWMTVNEAYIFAVTGYDGGLYGPLAPGRCSSCPRGDSAIEPYIVAHHLLLSHATTFKLYKHKYQATQTGEIGITLVSNWIVPYSSTDLDIKAAQRALDFMYGWFMNPIVYGDYPAIMRSIVKNRLPKFTEEESLMLKGSFDFIGLNYYTANYAAHVSTPNPNISCSTDNMVHLSSDIDGVPIGDPTAVGVFYVYPQGLHDILLYTKQKYNISKTIYVTETGIGDFYNSSTEDQQRIDFYYGHIRAVQQAIEKGVNVKGFFAWSFLDNFEWASGYTIRFGFYYVDYENELKRIPKRSALWFKNFLKYK
- the LOC121762720 gene encoding furcatin hydrolase-like isoform X2, with the protein product MRVLHLKAGKEKVYGTHTATRQFSGKISDGSNGDVATNFYNLYKDDVKLMKVLGIDAFRMSISWPRILPRGKLSEGVNKEGVAFYNNVFNELIANGITPFVTLFHWDVPQALEDEYGGFLSPLIIDDFRDFAEVCFKEFGDRIKHWMTVNEAYIFAVTGYDGGLYGPLAPGRCSSCPRGDSAIEPYIVAHHLLLSHATTFKLYKHKYQATQTGEIGITLVSNWIVPYSSTDLDIKAAQRALDFMYGWFMNPIVYGDYPAIMRSIVKNRLPKFTEEESLMLKGSFDFIGLNYYTANYAAHVSTPNPNISCSTDNMVHLSSDIDGVPIGDPTAVGVFYVYPQGLHDILLYTKQKYNISKTIYVTETGIGDFYNSSTEDQQRIDFYYGHIRAVQQAIEKGVNVKGFFAWSFLDNFEWASGYTIRFGFYYVDYENELKRIPKRSALWFKNFLKYK